The genome window CGCCTCGCGCGCGGGGACCGTGACGGCGTGCAACCGGACGGGAGGGGGAGGGGCACAGGCGGTCCCGCTCGCTGCCGTCAGGTACAATACAGCGCGGCGCGCCCCGCGCCATCCGTAGAAGTACCTAACGACCCCGTTCGGCAGCCGTCGGCTGCCGGCGCGGCACAACATGCCGGTACCGGACCACTCGGCCGGCACGCCTTCCGCGATGATTTGTTGGGTGGTTCTAATCCGACCGGCCATGGGCGAGGTGCTGGCGTCGGGAAGACGAGGGAAACACTCGATGAGGAAGGCGAAGGCGGGAGGGGAGAGAATCGTGCCGCACGTGCCGGAGGGAAGGACGATTGGATATGCTACCTACCTACATCGCGCCTGCGAAAACGCAAGAGGCACATCGCACGATAGGTGACGTACACGGCGAGGCGCAACCGCCGCGCGTCGAGAAGCCCGGCTGGAGCGTGGCGCCAAGCCGCGCGCTGCCGCGCCGAACCGCGCGCCTGGCGAGACCGTCGAATGCCAGGGGCCGGGGTGGCGAGCCGCAACATTCGACGTCGTCCGCAATCGCTCCCGTCGCGCAAAGCGCCTGACCCGTCAGGCACAGCGCGCCCCTTGCCTCTAGGCGCATCATGGCGCCGCCGATAACTTCGGGCTGGTGGCCAACGCCTCCCCCCATGGCTCCCCGCCGCCCATGCTCTGCAGCTGACGGACCGCGACGCCTCCGATGACTCCTGACCACGCCGTACCGCCCGCCGACACCACCGCGTCCAGCGCTGCCAACGGAAGCGCCGACGAGGGGACGTTCGCCGTCACCCTCACGCTCGAGCGCGGCTATCGCTTCGCCGTCGATCCCGAGCTTCCGGGGGCCGAGCACTTCCACATCGACGAGTCACCCCCGTTGGGCGAGGGCAGCGCCCCCAATCCGTCGCGCGTGCTTGCCTCGGCCATGGCCTCATGCCTCGCGTCGTCGTTGGCGTTCTGCCTGCGCAAGGCGCGCATCGAGCTCAAGGGGCTCCGTGTCGTGGCGCGCGGCACGCTGGTGCGCAACGAGCGCAAGCGACTGCGGGTGGGGAGCCTGCACGTCGAGCTCTTCCCGGAAGTCGCCGAGAGTGACGTGGAGCGCATGCAGCGCTGTCTCGAGATCTTCGAGGACTTCTGCGTCGTCACGGAGAGCGTGCGAGGCGGAATCCCGGTTGTCGTCGGTGTGGAGACGCACACGAGCTGAGCGACCAGCCCTCGAGTCCGGTCTCGCGCTTGCTGCGAGCGACGGCCGCCCCACGGAATGCTGAGCCGCGAGCTCGGTGTCGATGCATCACGGGCGTACTTCGCTCATCAGTCCGACCGTGTTGCCTTCGGAATCGCGGAGGAACGCCATCCACAGCTCGTGGTCCGGCATGCGCGCCACGAGTTGCGGACCGTGAAGGAACTGCACCCCGCGCTCGACGAGTGTCTCGTGGGCCCCCTCGAGGTCGTCGACGACGTAATACAGGATCGCCCCTGGATGGAACGCCTCACCGCCCTCCGGTTCGGAGATCATGAGGCGCACGCCCCCGCAGTCGAAGAATGCCAGCTTGGGCGGCGCCTCGAAGAGGAGTCGAAGGCCGAGCACGTCGCGATAGAAGGCAACGGCGCGCGCGAGCTCGGTGGCGGGAATGGCAACCTGGCCGAGCCGGGTGATGGCGGTCGAGGGGGTGCTCATGCACGCTCCAGTCGGAGTAGAGACGGTGAGGGGCCGGTCGATGCCGAGTCGTGGCACCGCGGGCATCGCGTGGCACGGCGTGGCACCGCGATTCCGCCGTCCGGCGATGATTGTTAGCTTTGCTAACGAATATGTCAGGCGGAGGGATTCATGGCAAGCAACCGCCGGCGCGAGCGGGCGCAGGGGCGAAGCTCAGCGGCGCGGGTCGCGGACCGGCTCCATTCGTCGGCGATTCATCTGCTTCGGCGCCTGCGGACTGAGGACCGGCGCACGGGGCTGAGCGGACCACGCGCGTCGGCGCTGTCGGTCGTGGTCTTTGGCGGTCCGCTGACGCTGGGCGAGTTGGCGGCCGCCGAACAAGTCAAGCCGCCCACGATGACGCGCCTGATCACGGCGCTGGAAGAGCGCGGCCTGGTCACGCGCGAGAGCGACGCGAGCGATGCGCGTCTCGTGCTCGTGCGTGCGACTGGCGAGGGGATTCGACTGCTGCAGGAGGGGCGCGCGCGTCGGATCGCCCGCCTGCAGGTGGCACTCGAGGGGCTGGACGACGCGCGCCTCGCCACGCTGGACGAGGCGACCGCCATCCTGGGCGAGTTGCTCCCGCAGGTGTGATCCGCTGTGGGGGCGCGCCCCCGCGGGAGGGCGGTCCCGTGAGGGTGAAGGTCGCGCCTAACGACGAATGCGAGCCCGCTGCTCGGCCGCCTTCTCCACCAGGCGACGCAACTCCTTGATCGGTTCCGGTGCATCGTCCACCTGCAACCGCAGCACGACGTCGTTGTTGAGCCACACGCCGCCCCCCTTCTTCACGATCACCATCGCCGCCGACTGCATTCCGCGCGTGTCGCCGCCCGCCCCTTGTCCCGCCTCGAGCGCCGCCAGCAGGCGGAGCGACAGGTGCCCTTTCGTCTCCTCGAAGGCCTTCACCATCGAGGTCACCACCGCTTCGCCGGCGAGGATGTTCCCCTGGGCTGAGCAGTAACGCCCCTGCCGGTCGCCGGCCCAGGTGCTGGCCTTGGGGCCGGTGTAGGCGGCGACATCGCCCTTGGCGTTCATCACGGCGAACTGGCGTCCGAACTTGGTCCAGTCGGTGGGACGCGGATCGGGGTCGTCGCCCCAGACCATCTGCACCACGTCCTTGGGGGACAAGCCGTTGCGCAGGAGGGTGAGTGCCTGCGGTCCGTAACTCACGTCGACGATGGCCTGCGTGGCCACGACCCCCACCCCCGCCTCTGCCCAGAGCACGCCGTTCCCCACCGAGAAGACGCGCGACTGCACGGCGCCGCCAACCTCTCCAGTCTCGGGGTCGTAGCCGAGTATGGAGAAGGTCGCCACGGGTGGCCACGGGAGTGCACCTGCCGCGTGCGGGTCCGCGGCCGGCGGCCGCTGCTGTCCGTGCGCCGCGCCCGCCGAGCTTGCGAGGGCGAGGAGTAGGAGTCCCGCGCCGGCGCTGGCGCGTCGCAGCGCGTGGGCGGAGCGTTTGAACGGAGGGTAACCTGCGTGGCGGACAGGGTGGGACACGGCGACCTCGAAACGTGGAATGTCAGCGCGGCGCGGAGCGTTGCATCTTGGCGTGAATGACGGGTCGTGGGGAAGGGGCGGCGCTTCCCCAGTGCCCGTCGCGGGCGGCGGCGACCCTTCATTAGGATAGACGCATCGAAGCGACATTCCATCAAGAGAGATCGCGGCGGCGCCGACACTCGAGAGGGAGCGGAACAAGTGTGGGTTGTGTCCCTGTTTACGCGTCCGCATTTTTATCCAACTGCTCGGACTTTCTGTTTGGCGGGTGCAAGACCCGCGGGAGAACTGCGAGGGTGGCGGAGTTGGCTTTTCGAGACGGGATCTGGGATCAGATCCGCCTTCAAGAGACCAGGTTCCATGAGCACGCGTATCTCTTCGTGCTTGCGGCACTCGAGTTTCAACAAGGGCGAATCGCGGAACGTCGGCACATCGACGGGCGAGAGCTCGCGGCGGCGGTTCGTGATCTCGCGCTCGAGAAGTTTGGTGTGATGGCGCGGTTGGTACTCGAGCACTGGGGCGTGCGGGCGACGGCGGATGTCGGTGACATCGTATTCACGATGGTGGACTTGGGGCTCCTCATGAGCCAGCCTACCGATTCGCGCCTCGACTTTGTCGACGTGTACGAGTTCGATCACGCCTTTGAGCAAGCGTATCCCTGGAGCGCAGCTCATCTGGCGTGATCTCGTGTCGCGAGGTGCAACACGATTCTTTCACGCGCTTGGAGGCGTAGTGACCCAACCCATGGATTTCCCGAATTGCCAGAAGTGCGAAAAGGGCGTTCTTCTCCCGCTCAGCGACTACGGACGCGACGGTGCGCCAATCACCTACAAGGCGTGGGTGTGCAGCAATCCGGAGTGCGGCTTCAACATCCGCATCGATAACGGCGAGATCAGCTTCGGTCGCACGGTCGGCCAGTCACACAAGTAACCTTTCCACGCTCTCCCCGGTCGCGACACGCTCCATGACCCCCCGCGTCGTGACCTCCGATCAAGCCGTCGCTCGCGACTCGGCCGCGATCGCAGCGGGGATCCCATCCATCCAATTGATGCGACGTGCCGGCCACGGTGCGGCGCACCTCATCCTCGGGCGGCTCGATACCGCCCGCGGGAGGCGCGCGCTTGTCTGCTGTGGTCCGGGGAACAACGGGGGCGACGGATGGATCGTCGCCGCCGCGCTGGCGCGCGCCGGCGTGAGCGTACACGTCGACCAGGCGCTGGAGCCGCGCACCGCCGATGCCGTGACGGCGCGCGATGAAGCCGTCGGCACGGTGTCGTTAGGGGTGCCGACGGAAGCGGTCGATGTCGTCGTCGATGCGCTCCTGGGAACGGGCGCGCAAGGTCCGTTGCGCGGCGCCATTGCCGACTCCGTCGCGCGCATCGCCGAGGCGCGCGCGCACGGTGCGTTCGTCGTCGCCCTCGACCTCCCCACGGGGCTCGACGCCACCACCGGCGAGCTGGCGCGTGGCTGTGTGCCGGCAGACCTCACCATCACCTTTGGTACGGTCAAACGCGCGCAGGTGCTGTCGCGCAGCGCCTGCGGCGAGATCGTTGCGCTCGACATCGGGCTCGGCGCGCACGCCGACCTCCCCGATGGCGCCCCCGCGTTGGTGGACGCGGCATGGGTGGCGCGGCACACGCCGGCCATCGCCGCCGAGGCGCACAAGGGGACACGCCGTCGCCTCCTAATCGTGGGAGGAGACCGGGGGATGGCGGGGGCGGTGGCGCTGGCGGCGCGCGGGGCGCTGCGTTCCGGCATCGGAATGGTGCGACTCTGCGTCCATCCCGACAGCCTGGCCCCGCTCCAGTCGGCGGTCCCCGAGGCCACGGCGACCGATTGGCCGCTGGCAGCTCCAGATGCCGGGCTCGTCGCGTGGCCCAACGTCCTCCTCATCGGCCCGGGGCTTGGAAGTGGCGACGAGACCCGCGCCCGCGTGGAGGCGTGGCTCGACGCGTGGACCGGGCCGGTCGTGGTCGATGCCGACGCGCTGAATGCCTTTGCCGGCAACGAGTCCGCGCTGGGCGACCTGCTCGACGCGCGGCCGGCAATCGTGACCCCACATCCGCTGGAGTTCGCCCGCCTGATCGGTGTGGACGTCGACAGCGTCCTTTCGGAACGTTTCGAGGTGGGGGCTCGCCTGGCGCGGGCGCTCCACGCCACGGTGCTGCTCAAGGGGGTGCCGAGCGTGATCACCGCACCTAACGGCGAATCGCTGGTGAGCGCGGCGGGGACGCCGGTCCTTGGTACGGCGGGGAGCGGCGACATTCTGGCGGGCATCGCGGCCACGCTCCTCGCGCAGGGGGGCGACCCCTTTGCCGCGGCGGCGTGCGCGGCGTGGATTCATGGGCGCGCCGCCGAGATCGCGAACACCGGGCGTCCGGTGCGGGGCGTGGTGCTCGACGACGTCGTCCGCGCCTTGGGTATCGCCTGGCGTCCCATTCCCGCCGAGAGCGCCGACATCCTTGCCCGCCTCCCGCGGGTCGGCGACGCCTGACGGAGCGGAGGGACCGTGCCGCACATCTCCCTCGCCTCGGGGCGCGAGTTCGACCTTGTCCGTGCCATGCTGGCTCGCTGGGGGGAGTTAGCCAGCGGCGTGGGCGACGATGCCGCGGTGCTCGACATTCCGCCGGGCGAACGTCTCGTGGTCAGCACCGACAGCTCGGTGGATGGCGTGCACTTCCGGCGCGAGTGGCTCACGCCGGCCGAGATCGGCTATCGCGCAACCGCCGCGGCGCTCAGCGACCTCGCGGCGATGGCGGCCACCCCGCGGGGGCTCGTGGTCGCGCTCACCCTTCCGGAGTCGTGGCTCACGACGGTGGAGGCGCTCGCCGACGGGATTGGCGAGGCGGCGCGCCTGAGCGGAACGCCGATCGTTGGGGGCGACATTGCGCGCGCGTCGGAGCTGTCGATCACGGTGACCGTCATGGGGTCCACGGCGCTCCCGACGCACCGCAACGCGGTGCGCCCCGGCGACTGCTTGTACGTGACGGGCGTGCTGGGAGGGCCGGCCACCGCGCTGCGCGCGCTCGAGCGTGGGGAAGTGCCCGAGCCGCAGGCGCGCGAGCGATTCGCCCGCCCGCGAGCGCGCGTGCAGGAGGGGATCTGGCTGGCGCAGCATGGTGTGCGGGCTATGATCGACATTTCCGACGGCCTTGCATCGGAGCTGCGTCACCTCGCGGTGGCGAGTGCGGTGGAACTCCGCGTCGACGTGGACCGTGTCCCCGTGATGCGCGGTTGCACGTTGCCCGATGCGCTGCGCGGGGGCGAGGAGTACGAGCTCCTGCTGGCGTCGCCGCATCCTATCGATGCGAACGAGTTCGCGCGCACCTTTGCCCTTCCGCTGAGCGAGATCGCGCGTGCGCGCGCGAGCGAGACTCCGGCGGTGGTGGGAGTGCGGGGCGCGACGGGGGAGCGCGTTGACCTCAGTGCGGGGTACGATCACTTTTCGACGTGATGCGTGCGCTTCTCGTCGGACTGACGTTCCTTGTGACCACACCCATATTCGGGGGGCTCGCCGTTCTCGGAGCATTGCTGGGCCGCCCCGATGTGCACGGATCGGTGTTCGACTGGGCCCCGCGCCTGTGGGCCCGTTCCATCCTGTGGGCGGCGGGCGTTCGTCTGCACCTGCACAACCCGGAGCGCGTCGCGCCACGCTCGGCGCGGATGTATGTGGCCAACCACGTCTCCTGGTTCGATGTCTTCGCGCTGCTGAGCATCGTTCCGCGAAACAAGTGGGTGGCCAAGGCGGAGCTGCTCAAGATCCCGATCTTTGGTCCCGCGGCCCGGCGCGTGGGGACCATCTTCATCGAGCGGCAGAACCGGAAGGCCGCGTTCGCCCAGTACGATGCCGCCGCGGCGATCATTCGTAGTGGGGCGTCGGTGATCGTCGCCGCGGAAGGGACGCGCGCCGACACGTATGCGCTCCGAGCGTTCAAGAAGGGGCCATTCGTCCTCGCCATTGCGGCCGGTGTCCCGATTGTCCCGACCGTGGTGCACGGGACGCTGGCCGTGCATCCGCGCGGGTCGTGGCGCGTCACGAGCGGTGACGTGCACGTGCACTTTCTCGAGGAGATCCTCACCGAGGGCTACTCGTACGACCGCCGCAATGAACTCGCCAAGTTGGTGTGGGACCGCATGGCCGAGGCGCTGCGCACGTTGTACGGCATCGAGAGCGCTCCCGAAACCGAACGCGACCCCGCCGGAATCGCCGACTAGCCAAGTATTTCATCGTTAGCCCCCCTCGTCTTCTCGTCCTCTCGTCCTCTCGTCTTCTCGCCTCACAGGAAGCCATGTCCACCATCCTCGACATCCACGCCCGCGAGATCCTCGACAGCCGCGGCAATCCCACCATCGAAGTCGACGTGACGCTGCAGAGCGGCGCCGCCGGCCGCGCCGCCGTTCCGTCGGGGGCGTCGACGGGGGAGCATGAGGCGCTGGAGCTGCGCGACGGCACCGCCGGGCGCTACCTCGGAAAGGGGGTGCAGACGGCGGTGAAGAACGTCATCGAGACGATTGGTCCGGCGCTGCGCGGGATGGATCCCACGGAGCAGGTCGAGATCGACCGCGCGATGATCGACCTGGACGGTACCCCCAACAAGGGAAAGCTGGGGGCGAACGCGATCCTTGGCGTGTCGATGGCGGTGGCGCGCGCCGCGGCCGTGGAGAGCGGGCTCCCGCTCTATCGCTACCTTGGCGGCCCGCTGGCGCGCACCATGCCGGTCCCGCTCATGAACATCCTCAACGGCGGCGCGCACTCCACCAACACGGTCGACTTCCAGGAGTACATGATCGTCCCCGTGGGTGCGGAGACCTTCGCCGATGCACTTCGGATGGGCGCCGAGGTCTTCCACTCGCTCAAGAAGGTGTTGGTGAAGCGCAAGCTCAGCACCGGCGTGGGCGACGAAGGCGGCTTTGCCCCCGACCTCAAGAGCGACGAGGATGCGCTGCGGATCGTGATCGAGGCGATCGAGGCGGCGGGCTACGCGCCCGGCAAGGAGATCGCGCTCGCGCTCGACTGCGCCGCCTCCGAGCTGTTCGAGAAGAAGGGGAAGAAGTACACGTTCAAGAAGAGCGGCGCCGGGACGCGCGATGCCAAGGGGATGGTCGAACTCTACGCCAAGTGGCTCGAGGAGTACCCGATCGTCTCCATCGAGGACGGCCTGGCCGAGGACGACTGGGACGGGTGGGCGCAGCTCACGGCCACGTTAGGCGATCGCTGCCAGCTCGTGGGCGACGACCTCTTCGTGACCAACACCGAGCGCCTGGCCAAGGGGATCGAGAACGGCATCGGCAACTCGATCCTCATCAAGGTCAACCAGATCGGGACGCTGACCGAGACGCTGGAGGCGATCGAGATGGCGCGCGCCGCCGGCTACCTCTCCATCATCTCGCATCGTTCCGGCGAGACCGAGGACACCTTCATCGCCGATCTTGCGGTGGGCACCGGCGCGGGGCAGATCAAGACCGGGAGTGCATCGCGCACCGATCGCGTCGCGAAGTACAACCAACTGCTGCGCATCGAGGAGATGCTGGGCGACATCGCCGAGTATCCCGGCGGCGCGATCTACGGGCTGTGATGCGCTGCGGATCGTTGGTCACCGCGGTGGGCAACGGTGAACCGTGTTGAAGCGGTTCGCCGTTGCCCTCGGGCTCGTCCTCGCGGCCTACTTCGCCATCCAGGGAGGCGAGTACTCGACCACCGACCTGTTCCGGCAGCGCAGTCGCGAAGCGATCCTGCGGCACACGATCGACTCGTTGCAGCATGATGTGGATTCGCTCACCGCGCTCAAGAAGCGTATCGCCACCGATCCCGCCTTGCAGGAGCGCATTGCGCGCGAGGAGATCGGGATGGTGCGGAGCGACAAGGAGCTGATGTACCGGTTCGATCCGCCCGACAGCGCCAACGCTCGGCGGAAGTAGCGGATGCCGTGGCGGGAGGCACAGGGACGCCGCGCGCAACGAAAGCGCGCGAACCTGGGCGCTCCCGCCGGCTCCGTGCGTTCACTTGACTTCACCATGCACCGGTCTAGATTCCGCCTTCCCTGACGCGGGGTGGAGCAGCCTGGTAGCTCGTCGGGCTCATAACCCGAAGGTCGCGGGTTCAAATCCCGCCCCCGCTACTTCTCAAGTTCGAAAGTGAACGCGGTCGGTGCCGTTGGCGCCGACCGCGTTTCTTTCATGCGCACCGGGCGCGACTCTCGCGCGCTGCGCCCTCTCGGGCGCGACCGTCAATAGCTACCGCCGAAGCCGGCGAGCAGGAAGGTGGTCTCCGACCCCGAGACGAGGTACGGGACGCCGAGTCGTGCCGCCTGACGCAGCGCGCTCGTGAGCAAGGTGTCGGGGGTCTCGACGGAGAGTGCGATGAGCGGAGCGGTCCCCGCACGCATCGCCGACGGCGAGCCGCTGCCGGCGCCGGGCCAGACCTCCCAGTCCATCGTCCAGCGGTCGCGCTGGAAGCTGAAGCCCTGGGGAAGGAGCGGCTGCAACTCCGCGGGAACGCTCCCGCGCGACGCCTCCGACGGCCAGTCCTGATGTTCGGTGTTGTAGTTGTAGGCGGCCACGCGCACTGCCTGCACGTCGCCAATGATGGCTCGTGCCTCGGCCTGGCGCCGAAGCTCGGTGTATCGTGGGAAGCCCATGCGGACGACGATCCCGAGGATCGTCAGAACCACGAGGAGTTCGGGAATCGAGAAGCCGCGACGTCGAGTGCGCATCAGTGCCCGGTGGCCGAGATGACGTCCTCGGCCTGGCCGAGGTACGATTGAATGGGAGCGCTGGAGTCGAAGGTGTAGGTCTGGTCCAGCACCTTGGTGCTGAGGGTGAACGAACCCTCGGTGCCCGGGATGTACCTGATGTCGTATCGATCCACGCCGGCTTCGAACAGCGAGTTGGGGAGCCGGCCCTGCGTGACGCGGAAGTGCGTCACCGATTGGGCGGCGAGGAAGAGGATCAATCGCCCGCTGGCGCGCGTCACCTTGGGATCGGGTGGCGCGTAGCGCGAGGAGGATGGGTACGGGGCGAGCCATGCGGCGGCGCAGAGGAGCGCGAGCGTGCCAATCACCGCGCCGCGTGAGCGGGGGCGCTGCTGCACGGTGGCTTCCTCGGCGAGTTCCTTGCGCTTCTCGGCGAGGAACTCCTCGACGAGCGACTGGACCTTCGCATCGTTCGAGGGCGACGCTTTCGGGGCGGCGACGCGCTGCATGGGAGTCGGGCGATCGGGAAGTCGACGCGCGTGGACCCCAGGGGACTACCCTGGGCGCGTGGGACGCTCCTTGTGATCTTCGACAGGAGCGCGTCCCGTCTTTAGCGCACCAAACGCCGTGGGGTGAGCGTGACGCCGACCCGGCGTCCCCCTATGACGGGGGGGCGGAGGTGATTAGAATTCCCGTCCCGCCGAACCGTCGCGCGGTCGTGCGACGAGACGGTGTGTTGGCTGGGTAGCTCAGGTGGTTAGAGCACGGCACTCATAATGCCGGGGTCGCCGGTTCGAATCCGGCCCCAGCTACTGGTAGGGCGGCTGGCGGGAGACGCCGCTGGCACCTGGACGAGAATGGCGCCCGCGATCGAGGAGATCGCGACTTTCCTGAGCGGCCGCGAACGGGCCGTCGCCGATGCAAGCTCCCCGTGTCATCCCGCCTGGCGAAGGGGTTCCCCCGGTCATCGTCGTCGACGCCAGCGATCGGCCATTGCGCCTCGCCGAGAAGCTCTCGGTGCACCAGACCGGGACGCTGCATCGTGCGGTCTCGGTCTTTGCCTTCGACGCGTCGGGCGCGATGCTGGTCCAGCGACGGGCGGCGGGGAAGTATCACTCGGGCGGGTTGTGGTCCAACAGCGCGTGCACCCATCCGCGCGACGGCGAGTCGCCGGCAATGGCGGCGCGCCGGTGCCTGCGTGAGGAGATGGGGGTGGAGTGCGTGTCGCTGGAGCCTGCGTTCGCCTTCATCTATCGCGCGCAGGTCGCGCCCACGCTGGTCGAGCACGAGTACGACCATGTCTTCGTGGCGCGCGTGGTGGAGGAGCCTTCGCCCAATGCGGACGAGGTCTCCGCGTGGCGTCGCCTGACGCTGGATGAAGCTCGCGCCGAGCTGGCCGCCGACGATTCGCGCTTCTCCGCGTGGTTCCCACTGGCGCTGGAGCGACTGGCGGGGCTGGAGGTGACGGCGCGCGCCTCCCAGCCGTTGGCGCCGGGGGAACAACCAGGTTCGTGAATGACAACGGGCGCCCGTCGCTTGCACGGGCGCCCGCTGTCTGTCACTGGGCGTTAGTGGAACACGCCAGAGTCGGTGTCGCCGCTCAGGGGACGACGAACGACTTGGTGATCGAGTTGGTCAGGCCACCGGCGTCGGTGACCTTGAGCGTGGCGGAGTACGACCCTGGGGGTCCGACGAAGATCCGCTTGATGGAGCCGGTCCACGTCTCGGCGCCGCGCGAGGAGACCGTCCAGGTGTACGACGTCACGCCGACGTCGTCGGTGGACGAGGTGCCGTTGAAGCTGCACGATTTGCCATTGCCCCTCACGGCTGGCGTGCAGCTGCTGACGGTGAAGTTGGCCACGGGGGGCTGATTGGTCGGCGGCGTGGTCCCACCGATGTTGCCCACGTAGAGGAGCCGGTTCGCCGTTCCCGTGCCGGGGTTGGTGATCTTGCCGGTGGTGGCGTCGGCCTTCATGGCCGCCTCGACCTGTGCCGGCGTGAACGCCGGGTTCTTCGAGAGGTACAGCGCGGCGGCGCCGGCGGCGTGCGGCGAGGCCATGGAGGTGCCGCTGATGGTGTTGGTGGCCGTGTTGCTCCCGATCCAGGCGCTCTTGATGCTTTGTCCCGGGGCAAAGATGTCGGTGCAGGTGCCGTAGTTGGAGAAGTACGCGCGTGCGTCGGTGTTGGTGCTCGCGTTGGTGCTGATGACGCCATTCACCACGCCGCGGCGCGCCGGCGAGTAGTAGCAGGCATCATCGGTGTCGTTGCCCGACGCGACGGCGAAGGTGACGCCGGCAGCGACGAGGTTGTTGGTGGCATTGTCCACCGTGCTGCTGGCCCCGCCACCGAGGGAGGCGTTGGCGACCGCGGGGAGCTGCTTGTTGGCAATGACCCAGTTGATACCGGAGATGACGCCGGCCCACGTGCCGGAGCCTGAGGCGTCGAGGACGCGAACGGCGTGGAGGGTGACGCTCTTGGCGAGTCCATAGGTCGTGCCGCCGACGGTGCCAGCGACGTGGGTGCCGTGCCCGTTGCCGTCGTTCGTGGTGCCGTTTCCGGTGAAGTCAGCGCCG of Gemmatimonadaceae bacterium contains these proteins:
- a CDS encoding S8 family serine peptidase → MKHGYLMIAAVGLAATACADATSPSAGARLAPLIVPQGNVSTQVVPNEYLVVLRTPGDMTAQSSAVSEASARGGTVTARWDRAVNGFAVRMSPAAITELRRRADIDFVEPNGVVHATGVQSPVGSWGQDRVDQRNLPLNNSYTYPNTGAGVHAYIIDTGLNATHTEFTGRVGNGADFTGNGTTNDGNGHGTHVAGTVGGTTYGLAKSVTLHAVRVLDASGSGTWAGVISGINWVIANKQLPAVANASLGGGASSTVDNATNNLVAAGVTFAVASGNDTDDACYYSPARRGVVNGVISTNASTNTDARAYFSNYGTCTDIFAPGQSIKSAWIGSNTATNTISGTSMASPHAAGAAALYLSKNPAFTPAQVEAAMKADATTGKITNPGTGTANRLLYVGNIGGTTPPTNQPPVANFTVSSCTPAVRGNGKSCSFNGTSSTDDVGVTSYTWTVSSRGAETWTGSIKRIFVGPPGSYSATLKVTDAGGLTNSITKSFVVP